A region of Diospyros lotus cultivar Yz01 chromosome 3, ASM1463336v1, whole genome shotgun sequence DNA encodes the following proteins:
- the LOC127796305 gene encoding kinesin-like protein KIN-UC isoform X5 codes for MASSSSSSSRPSQAPRQHPPHGRSAFSYLSRSIDGQPPSGLSVRSKAPAASRRSVTPNSRTRPNGDDASEPARVRVAVRLRPRNTEDLLSDADFADCVELQPELKKLKLKKNNWSSESYRFDEVFSESASQRRVYEVVAKPVIESVLNGYNGTVMAYGQTGTGKTYTLGRLGKDEASERGIMVRAMEDIISSTSPASDSIEVSYLQLYLEAVQDLLAPEKINIPIVDDPKTGEVTLPGAVVVKIRDLHHFLQLLQTGEANRHAANTKINTESSRSHAILMVNIRRSVHEEENDTPIQENNSGKDFSNSVGIPIIRKSKLLIVDLAGSERLDKSGSEGYLIEEAKFINLSLTSLGKCINALAENSPHIPTRDSKLTRLLRDSFGGSVRTSLIITIGPSSRHYAETTSTIMFGQRAMKVVNMVKLKEEFDYESLCRKLENQVEHLTVEIDREQKLRDNDRIEMERKLKECQKSFAETEKCLVTRSEFLEKENVRLETEMKDTLKELNCLKDQNDYMQGEAARLEMNLIHSKQYQLESSSYQKVLADTTQMYEKKIAELMKQLEEEQIHSERAEKQLDGMEKLLNDHKKSMQQQYQMESSMYQKALADTTQMYERKIAELNQQLDDKHACFEISEELEKTKKLLSDHQKLNQLQGKKEIDEVRMKLQESHRLHQKAANELEFIKSEYKVLLTEKAKLMDELNAARKNLLIEEKQRKAVESELLKLKKLAPENEEDFEDKRSYMKENISQPLSSHKSNQSRETILGQRATIAKICEEVGLEKILQLLASGDIDVQIHAVKVVANLAAEDINQTKIVEEGGLDALLMLLRSSQNTTILRVASGAIANLAMNEMNQFLIMSKGGAQLLANIASRTDDPQTLRMVAGAIANLCGNGNLKEKLHASLREDGAVKALLGIVQSGNSDVIAQVARGIANFAKCESRGIIQAGHRRGRSVLVEDGMLTWLIANSNTASASSRRHIELALCHLAQNDDNARDIISSGGVKELERISVESTREDIRSLAKKILRLSPTFSAETHADR; via the exons ATGGCGTCGAGTTCTTCTTCGTCGTCGAGGCCTTCACAGGCGCCGAGACAACACCCTCCTCACGGACGCTCGGCTTTTTCGTATCTGTCGAGAAGCATCGACGGCCAACCGCCGTCCGGCCTCTCCGTTCGCTCCAAAGCGCCTGCTGCTTCCCGTCGCTCTGTCACTCCTAATTCGCGAACTCGACCTAATGGCGACGACGCCTCAg AGCCTGCACGGGTGAGAGTTGCTGTAAGACTCAGACCAAGAAATACAGAGGATCTTCTATCAGATGCTGATTTTGCTGATTGTGTTGAACTGCAACCAGAG CTGAAGAAgttaaagttgaaaaagaaCAATTGGAGCTCTGAATCTTATAGATTTGATGAAGTATTCTCAGAAAGTGCTTCTCAGAGGCGTGTTTATGAAGTGGTAGCAAAACCTGTAATTGAG AGTGTATTGAATGGGTATAATGGGACAGTTATGGCTTATGGTCAAACAGGTACTGGTAAGACTTACACTCTTGGTAGACTGGGTAAAGATGAAGCATCCGAACGTGGTATTATGGTTAGAGCTATGGAAGACATAATTTCCAGTACATCTCCTGCATCTGATAGCATTGAAGTCTCCTATTTGCAG TTGTATCTGGAAGCTGTACAAGATTTGCTTGCACCAGAGAAGATTAATATCCCAATTGTTGATGATCCTAAAACGGGAGAAGTAACTTTGCCTGGTGCAGTAGTAGTTAAAATTCGAGACCTTCATCACTTTTTGCAACTACTCCAGACTGGTGAGGCAAACCGTCATGCAGCAAATACAAAGATTAATACTGAATCTTCGCGTAGTCATGCAATTCTTATG GTTAATATTCGAAGATCTGTCCATGAGGAGGAAAATGACACTCCTATCCAAGAAAACAACAGTGGAAAGGATTTCTCTAATAGTGTTGGCATACCAATAATTCGAAAAAGCAAGCTGCTGATTGTGGATCTTGCTGGATCTGAGAGATTGGACAAGTCTG GTAGTGAAGGCTACTTGATTGAAGAGGCTAAGTTCATCAATCTTTCTCTTACTTCCCTGGGAAAATGTATAAATGCACTGGCTGAGAACAGTCCTCACATACCTACTAGAGATTCTAAACTAACTAGGCTGCTTCGCGATTCATTTGGAG GATCAGTGAGGACCTCACTTATAATAACAATTGGGCCATCTTCTCGACATTATGCTGAAACCACAAGCACCATAATGTTTGGACAAAGG GCCATGAAAGTTGTGAATATGGTAAAGCTTAAGGAAGAATTTGATTATGAAAGTTTATGTCGGAAGCTGGAGAATCAGGTGGAGCATTTAACTGTAGAGATTGATCGGGAACAAAAATTGAGGGACAATGACAGAATTGAAATGGAAAGAAAGCTTAAAGAGTGTCAGAAATCCTTTGCTGAAACTGAAAAGTGTTTAGTTACAAGGTCTGAG TTTCTAGAGAAGGAAAATGTTCGCCTGGAAACAGAGATGAAGGATACGTTAAAGGAATTGAATTGTCTAAAAGATCAGAATGATTATATGCAAGGTGAAGCTGCGAGGCTAGAAATGAATTTAATACACAGCAAG CAATACCAGCTTGAGAGTTCTTCATATCAGAAAGTGCTTGCGGATACCACCCAAATGTATGAGAAGAAAATAGCAGAGTTGATGAAGCAGTTAGAGGAGGAGCAGATTCACTCTGAAAGAGCTGAAAAGCAGTTGGATGGGATGGAGAAGCTGCTAAATGATCATAAAAAGTCAATGCAG CAGCAATATCAGATGGAAAGTTCCATGTACCAAAAGGCCCTTGCAGACACAACTCAAAtgtatgaaagaaaaatagcaGAGCTAAATCAGCAACTGGATGATAAGCatgcatgttttgaaatttcAGAAGAGTTGGAGAAAACAAAGAAGCTTTTAAGTGATCATCAAAAGTTGAATCAG CTTCAGGGGAAAAAAGAGATTGATGAGGTCAGGATGAAACTACAAGAAAGTCATCGCCTGCATCAAAAGGCTGCGAATGAACTTGAGTTTATTAAATCAGAATACAAGGTTCTGTTAACAGAAAAG GCAAAATTGATGGATGAACTCAATGCTGCAAGAAAAAACCTCCTAATTGAGGAAAAACAAAGGAAAGCTGTTGAATCCGAGCTACTTAAATTAAAGAAGCTAGCACCTGAAAATGAGGAGGACTTTGAG GACAAGAGATCATATATGAAAGAGAATATATCTCAACCACTGAGTTCGCataaatcaaaccaatcaagGGAGACAATTTTGGGTCAGAGGGCCACGATTGCAAAGATTTGTGAAGAAG TTGGGCTTGAAAAGATATTACAGTTGTTGGCATCTGGAGATATAGATGTTCAAATTCATGCTGTGAAGGTGGTTGCTAATCTTGCTGCTGAAG atatCAACCAGACAAAGATTGTGGAGGAAGGTGGTCTAGATGCACTGCTCATGCTGCTAAGATCATCACAAAATACAACCATACTTAGGGTGGCATCTGGTGCAATTGCCAATTTGGCAATGAATG AGATGAATCAATTCTTAATAATGAGCAAAGGAGGTGCTCAGTTGTTGGCAAATATTGCATCAAGAACAGATGATCCCCAAACTTTAAGAATGGTAGCTGGAGCCATTGCAAATTTGTGTGGAAATGGTAATCTCAAAG AGAAGTTGCATGCATCTTTGAGAGAAGATGGAGCTGTAAAGGCACTCTTGGGAATTGTTCAATCGGGGAATAGTGATGTCATTGCACAGGTTGCAAGAGGAATAGCCAACTTTGCAAAGTGTGAATCGCGAGGAATTATCCAAG CAGGACATAGAAGAGGCCGTTCAGTTCTAGTGGAAGATGGCATGCTTACGTGGTTGATTGCAAACTCTAATACTGCTTCAGCTTCAAGTCGACGCCATATTGAGCTTGCTCTTTGCCATTTAGCACAAAACG ATGACAACGCAAGAGACATCATATCCAGTGGAGGGGTGAAGGAACTGGAACGGATATCAGTTGAATCCACACGAGAAGATATCCGTAGCTTAGCAAAGAAGATTCTGAGATTGAGTCCAACATTTAGCGCGGAAACGCATGCAGACAGGTAA
- the LOC127796305 gene encoding kinesin-like protein KIN-UC isoform X7, with protein MASSSSSSSRPSQAPRQHPPHGRSAFSYLSRSIDGQPPSGLSVRSKAPAASRRSVTPNSRTRPNGDDASVSTTEPARVRVAVRLRPRNTEDLLSDADFADCVELQPELKKLKLKKNNWSSESYRFDEVFSESASQRRVYEVVAKPVIESVLNGYNGTVMAYGQTGTGKTYTLGRLGKDEASERGIMVRAMEDIISSTSPASDSIEVSYLQLYLEAVQDLLAPEKINIPIVDDPKTGEVTLPGAVVVKIRDLHHFLQLLQTGEANRHAANTKINTESSRSHAILMVNIRRSVHEEENDTPIQENNSGKDFSNSVGIPIIRKSKLLIVDLAGSERLDKSGSEGYLIEEAKFINLSLTSLGKCINALAENSPHIPTRDSKLTRLLRDSFGGSVRTSLIITIGPSSRHYAETTSTIMFGQRAMKVVNMVKLKEEFDYESLCRKLENQVEHLTVEIDREQKLRDNDRIEMERKLKECQKSFAETEKCLVTRSEFLEKENVRLETEMKDTLKELNCLKDQNDYMQGEAARLEMNLIHSKQYQLESSSYQKVLADTTQMYEKKIAELMKQLEEEQIHSERAEKQLDGMEKLLNDHKKSMQQQYQMESSMYQKALADTTQMYERKIAELNQQLDDKHACFEISEELEKTKKLLSDHQKLNQLQGKKEIDEVRMKLQESHRLHQKAANELEFIKSEYKVLLTEKAKLMDELNAARKNLLIEEKQRKAVESELLKLKKLAPENEEDFEDKRSYMKENISQPLSSHKSNQSRETILGQRATIAKICEEVGLEKILQLLASGDIDVQIHAVKVVANLAAEDINQTKIVEEGGLDALLMLLRSSQNTTILRVASGAIANLAMNEMNQFLIMSKGGAQLLANIASRTDDPQTLRMVAGAIANLCGNEKLHASLREDGAVKALLGIVQSGNSDVIAQVARGIANFAKCESRGIIQGHRRGRSVLVEDGMLTWLIANSNTASASSRRHIELALCHLAQNDDNARDIISSGGVKELERISVESTREDIRSLAKKILRLSPTFSAETHADR; from the exons ATGGCGTCGAGTTCTTCTTCGTCGTCGAGGCCTTCACAGGCGCCGAGACAACACCCTCCTCACGGACGCTCGGCTTTTTCGTATCTGTCGAGAAGCATCGACGGCCAACCGCCGTCCGGCCTCTCCGTTCGCTCCAAAGCGCCTGCTGCTTCCCGTCGCTCTGTCACTCCTAATTCGCGAACTCGACCTAATGGCGACGACGCCTCAg TATCTACCACAGAGCCTGCACGGGTGAGAGTTGCTGTAAGACTCAGACCAAGAAATACAGAGGATCTTCTATCAGATGCTGATTTTGCTGATTGTGTTGAACTGCAACCAGAG CTGAAGAAgttaaagttgaaaaagaaCAATTGGAGCTCTGAATCTTATAGATTTGATGAAGTATTCTCAGAAAGTGCTTCTCAGAGGCGTGTTTATGAAGTGGTAGCAAAACCTGTAATTGAG AGTGTATTGAATGGGTATAATGGGACAGTTATGGCTTATGGTCAAACAGGTACTGGTAAGACTTACACTCTTGGTAGACTGGGTAAAGATGAAGCATCCGAACGTGGTATTATGGTTAGAGCTATGGAAGACATAATTTCCAGTACATCTCCTGCATCTGATAGCATTGAAGTCTCCTATTTGCAG TTGTATCTGGAAGCTGTACAAGATTTGCTTGCACCAGAGAAGATTAATATCCCAATTGTTGATGATCCTAAAACGGGAGAAGTAACTTTGCCTGGTGCAGTAGTAGTTAAAATTCGAGACCTTCATCACTTTTTGCAACTACTCCAGACTGGTGAGGCAAACCGTCATGCAGCAAATACAAAGATTAATACTGAATCTTCGCGTAGTCATGCAATTCTTATG GTTAATATTCGAAGATCTGTCCATGAGGAGGAAAATGACACTCCTATCCAAGAAAACAACAGTGGAAAGGATTTCTCTAATAGTGTTGGCATACCAATAATTCGAAAAAGCAAGCTGCTGATTGTGGATCTTGCTGGATCTGAGAGATTGGACAAGTCTG GTAGTGAAGGCTACTTGATTGAAGAGGCTAAGTTCATCAATCTTTCTCTTACTTCCCTGGGAAAATGTATAAATGCACTGGCTGAGAACAGTCCTCACATACCTACTAGAGATTCTAAACTAACTAGGCTGCTTCGCGATTCATTTGGAG GATCAGTGAGGACCTCACTTATAATAACAATTGGGCCATCTTCTCGACATTATGCTGAAACCACAAGCACCATAATGTTTGGACAAAGG GCCATGAAAGTTGTGAATATGGTAAAGCTTAAGGAAGAATTTGATTATGAAAGTTTATGTCGGAAGCTGGAGAATCAGGTGGAGCATTTAACTGTAGAGATTGATCGGGAACAAAAATTGAGGGACAATGACAGAATTGAAATGGAAAGAAAGCTTAAAGAGTGTCAGAAATCCTTTGCTGAAACTGAAAAGTGTTTAGTTACAAGGTCTGAG TTTCTAGAGAAGGAAAATGTTCGCCTGGAAACAGAGATGAAGGATACGTTAAAGGAATTGAATTGTCTAAAAGATCAGAATGATTATATGCAAGGTGAAGCTGCGAGGCTAGAAATGAATTTAATACACAGCAAG CAATACCAGCTTGAGAGTTCTTCATATCAGAAAGTGCTTGCGGATACCACCCAAATGTATGAGAAGAAAATAGCAGAGTTGATGAAGCAGTTAGAGGAGGAGCAGATTCACTCTGAAAGAGCTGAAAAGCAGTTGGATGGGATGGAGAAGCTGCTAAATGATCATAAAAAGTCAATGCAG CAGCAATATCAGATGGAAAGTTCCATGTACCAAAAGGCCCTTGCAGACACAACTCAAAtgtatgaaagaaaaatagcaGAGCTAAATCAGCAACTGGATGATAAGCatgcatgttttgaaatttcAGAAGAGTTGGAGAAAACAAAGAAGCTTTTAAGTGATCATCAAAAGTTGAATCAG CTTCAGGGGAAAAAAGAGATTGATGAGGTCAGGATGAAACTACAAGAAAGTCATCGCCTGCATCAAAAGGCTGCGAATGAACTTGAGTTTATTAAATCAGAATACAAGGTTCTGTTAACAGAAAAG GCAAAATTGATGGATGAACTCAATGCTGCAAGAAAAAACCTCCTAATTGAGGAAAAACAAAGGAAAGCTGTTGAATCCGAGCTACTTAAATTAAAGAAGCTAGCACCTGAAAATGAGGAGGACTTTGAG GACAAGAGATCATATATGAAAGAGAATATATCTCAACCACTGAGTTCGCataaatcaaaccaatcaagGGAGACAATTTTGGGTCAGAGGGCCACGATTGCAAAGATTTGTGAAGAAG TTGGGCTTGAAAAGATATTACAGTTGTTGGCATCTGGAGATATAGATGTTCAAATTCATGCTGTGAAGGTGGTTGCTAATCTTGCTGCTGAAG atatCAACCAGACAAAGATTGTGGAGGAAGGTGGTCTAGATGCACTGCTCATGCTGCTAAGATCATCACAAAATACAACCATACTTAGGGTGGCATCTGGTGCAATTGCCAATTTGGCAATGAATG AGATGAATCAATTCTTAATAATGAGCAAAGGAGGTGCTCAGTTGTTGGCAAATATTGCATCAAGAACAGATGATCCCCAAACTTTAAGAATGGTAGCTGGAGCCATTGCAAATTTGTGTGGAAATG AGAAGTTGCATGCATCTTTGAGAGAAGATGGAGCTGTAAAGGCACTCTTGGGAATTGTTCAATCGGGGAATAGTGATGTCATTGCACAGGTTGCAAGAGGAATAGCCAACTTTGCAAAGTGTGAATCGCGAGGAATTATCCAAG GACATAGAAGAGGCCGTTCAGTTCTAGTGGAAGATGGCATGCTTACGTGGTTGATTGCAAACTCTAATACTGCTTCAGCTTCAAGTCGACGCCATATTGAGCTTGCTCTTTGCCATTTAGCACAAAACG ATGACAACGCAAGAGACATCATATCCAGTGGAGGGGTGAAGGAACTGGAACGGATATCAGTTGAATCCACACGAGAAGATATCCGTAGCTTAGCAAAGAAGATTCTGAGATTGAGTCCAACATTTAGCGCGGAAACGCATGCAGACAGGTAA
- the LOC127796305 gene encoding kinesin-like protein KIN-UC isoform X3: MASSSSSSSRPSQAPRQHPPHGRSAFSYLSRSIDGQPPSGLSVRSKAPAASRRSVTPNSRTRPNGDDASVSTTEPARVRVAVRLRPRNTEDLLSDADFADCVELQPELKKLKLKKNNWSSESYRFDEVFSESASQRRVYEVVAKPVIESVLNGYNGTVMAYGQTGTGKTYTLGRLGKDEASERGIMVRAMEDIISSTSPASDSIEVSYLQLYLEAVQDLLAPEKINIPIVDDPKTGEVTLPGAVVVKIRDLHHFLQLLQTGEANRHAANTKINTESSRSHAILMVNIRRSVHEEENDTPIQENNSGKDFSNSVGIPIIRKSKLLIVDLAGSERLDKSGSEGYLIEEAKFINLSLTSLGKCINALAENSPHIPTRDSKLTRLLRDSFGGSVRTSLIITIGPSSRHYAETTSTIMFGQRAMKVVNMVKLKEEFDYESLCRKLENQVEHLTVEIDREQKLRDNDRIEMERKLKECQKSFAETEKCLVTRSEFLEKENVRLETEMKDTLKELNCLKDQNDYMQGEAARLEMNLIHSKQYQLESSSYQKVLADTTQMYEKKIAELMKQLEEEQIHSERAEKQLDGMEKLLNDHKKSMQQQYQMESSMYQKALADTTQMYERKIAELNQQLDDKHACFEISEELEKTKKLLSDHQKLNQLQGKKEIDEVRMKLQESHRLHQKAANELEFIKSEYKVLLTEKAKLMDELNAARKNLLIEEKQRKAVESELLKLKKLAPENEEDFEDKRSYMKENISQPLSSHKSNQSRETILGQRATIAKICEEVGLEKILQLLASGDIDVQIHAVKVVANLAAEDINQTKIVEEGGLDALLMLLRSSQNTTILRVASGAIANLAMNEMNQFLIMSKGGAQLLANIASRTDDPQTLRMVAGAIANLCGNGNLKEKLHASLREDGAVKALLGIVQSGNSDVIAQVARGIANFAKCESRGIIQGHRRGRSVLVEDGMLTWLIANSNTASASSRRHIELALCHLAQNDDNARDIISSGGVKELERISVESTREDIRSLAKKILRLSPTFSAETHADR, translated from the exons ATGGCGTCGAGTTCTTCTTCGTCGTCGAGGCCTTCACAGGCGCCGAGACAACACCCTCCTCACGGACGCTCGGCTTTTTCGTATCTGTCGAGAAGCATCGACGGCCAACCGCCGTCCGGCCTCTCCGTTCGCTCCAAAGCGCCTGCTGCTTCCCGTCGCTCTGTCACTCCTAATTCGCGAACTCGACCTAATGGCGACGACGCCTCAg TATCTACCACAGAGCCTGCACGGGTGAGAGTTGCTGTAAGACTCAGACCAAGAAATACAGAGGATCTTCTATCAGATGCTGATTTTGCTGATTGTGTTGAACTGCAACCAGAG CTGAAGAAgttaaagttgaaaaagaaCAATTGGAGCTCTGAATCTTATAGATTTGATGAAGTATTCTCAGAAAGTGCTTCTCAGAGGCGTGTTTATGAAGTGGTAGCAAAACCTGTAATTGAG AGTGTATTGAATGGGTATAATGGGACAGTTATGGCTTATGGTCAAACAGGTACTGGTAAGACTTACACTCTTGGTAGACTGGGTAAAGATGAAGCATCCGAACGTGGTATTATGGTTAGAGCTATGGAAGACATAATTTCCAGTACATCTCCTGCATCTGATAGCATTGAAGTCTCCTATTTGCAG TTGTATCTGGAAGCTGTACAAGATTTGCTTGCACCAGAGAAGATTAATATCCCAATTGTTGATGATCCTAAAACGGGAGAAGTAACTTTGCCTGGTGCAGTAGTAGTTAAAATTCGAGACCTTCATCACTTTTTGCAACTACTCCAGACTGGTGAGGCAAACCGTCATGCAGCAAATACAAAGATTAATACTGAATCTTCGCGTAGTCATGCAATTCTTATG GTTAATATTCGAAGATCTGTCCATGAGGAGGAAAATGACACTCCTATCCAAGAAAACAACAGTGGAAAGGATTTCTCTAATAGTGTTGGCATACCAATAATTCGAAAAAGCAAGCTGCTGATTGTGGATCTTGCTGGATCTGAGAGATTGGACAAGTCTG GTAGTGAAGGCTACTTGATTGAAGAGGCTAAGTTCATCAATCTTTCTCTTACTTCCCTGGGAAAATGTATAAATGCACTGGCTGAGAACAGTCCTCACATACCTACTAGAGATTCTAAACTAACTAGGCTGCTTCGCGATTCATTTGGAG GATCAGTGAGGACCTCACTTATAATAACAATTGGGCCATCTTCTCGACATTATGCTGAAACCACAAGCACCATAATGTTTGGACAAAGG GCCATGAAAGTTGTGAATATGGTAAAGCTTAAGGAAGAATTTGATTATGAAAGTTTATGTCGGAAGCTGGAGAATCAGGTGGAGCATTTAACTGTAGAGATTGATCGGGAACAAAAATTGAGGGACAATGACAGAATTGAAATGGAAAGAAAGCTTAAAGAGTGTCAGAAATCCTTTGCTGAAACTGAAAAGTGTTTAGTTACAAGGTCTGAG TTTCTAGAGAAGGAAAATGTTCGCCTGGAAACAGAGATGAAGGATACGTTAAAGGAATTGAATTGTCTAAAAGATCAGAATGATTATATGCAAGGTGAAGCTGCGAGGCTAGAAATGAATTTAATACACAGCAAG CAATACCAGCTTGAGAGTTCTTCATATCAGAAAGTGCTTGCGGATACCACCCAAATGTATGAGAAGAAAATAGCAGAGTTGATGAAGCAGTTAGAGGAGGAGCAGATTCACTCTGAAAGAGCTGAAAAGCAGTTGGATGGGATGGAGAAGCTGCTAAATGATCATAAAAAGTCAATGCAG CAGCAATATCAGATGGAAAGTTCCATGTACCAAAAGGCCCTTGCAGACACAACTCAAAtgtatgaaagaaaaatagcaGAGCTAAATCAGCAACTGGATGATAAGCatgcatgttttgaaatttcAGAAGAGTTGGAGAAAACAAAGAAGCTTTTAAGTGATCATCAAAAGTTGAATCAG CTTCAGGGGAAAAAAGAGATTGATGAGGTCAGGATGAAACTACAAGAAAGTCATCGCCTGCATCAAAAGGCTGCGAATGAACTTGAGTTTATTAAATCAGAATACAAGGTTCTGTTAACAGAAAAG GCAAAATTGATGGATGAACTCAATGCTGCAAGAAAAAACCTCCTAATTGAGGAAAAACAAAGGAAAGCTGTTGAATCCGAGCTACTTAAATTAAAGAAGCTAGCACCTGAAAATGAGGAGGACTTTGAG GACAAGAGATCATATATGAAAGAGAATATATCTCAACCACTGAGTTCGCataaatcaaaccaatcaagGGAGACAATTTTGGGTCAGAGGGCCACGATTGCAAAGATTTGTGAAGAAG TTGGGCTTGAAAAGATATTACAGTTGTTGGCATCTGGAGATATAGATGTTCAAATTCATGCTGTGAAGGTGGTTGCTAATCTTGCTGCTGAAG atatCAACCAGACAAAGATTGTGGAGGAAGGTGGTCTAGATGCACTGCTCATGCTGCTAAGATCATCACAAAATACAACCATACTTAGGGTGGCATCTGGTGCAATTGCCAATTTGGCAATGAATG AGATGAATCAATTCTTAATAATGAGCAAAGGAGGTGCTCAGTTGTTGGCAAATATTGCATCAAGAACAGATGATCCCCAAACTTTAAGAATGGTAGCTGGAGCCATTGCAAATTTGTGTGGAAATGGTAATCTCAAAG AGAAGTTGCATGCATCTTTGAGAGAAGATGGAGCTGTAAAGGCACTCTTGGGAATTGTTCAATCGGGGAATAGTGATGTCATTGCACAGGTTGCAAGAGGAATAGCCAACTTTGCAAAGTGTGAATCGCGAGGAATTATCCAAG GACATAGAAGAGGCCGTTCAGTTCTAGTGGAAGATGGCATGCTTACGTGGTTGATTGCAAACTCTAATACTGCTTCAGCTTCAAGTCGACGCCATATTGAGCTTGCTCTTTGCCATTTAGCACAAAACG ATGACAACGCAAGAGACATCATATCCAGTGGAGGGGTGAAGGAACTGGAACGGATATCAGTTGAATCCACACGAGAAGATATCCGTAGCTTAGCAAAGAAGATTCTGAGATTGAGTCCAACATTTAGCGCGGAAACGCATGCAGACAGGTAA